In the Drosophila gunungcola strain Sukarami unplaced genomic scaffold, Dgunungcola_SK_2 000001F, whole genome shotgun sequence genome, one interval contains:
- the LOC128262720 gene encoding partner of bursicon, which translates to MHVQELLFVVAVLMPQCLRALRYSQGTGDENCETLKSEIHLIKEEFDELGRMQRTCNADVIVNKCEGLCNSQVQPSVITPTGFLKECYCCRESFLKEKVITLTHCYDPDGTRLTSPEMGSMDIRLREPTECKCFKCGDFTR; encoded by the exons ATGCATGTCCAGGAATTGCTCTTCGTGGTCGCGGTCCTAATGCCCCAGTGCCTCAGGGCGTTACGCTATAGCCAAGGTACTGGAGATGAAAACTGTGAAACCCTCAAATCGGAGATCCACTTGATCAAGGAGGAGTTCGACGAGCTGGGAAGAATGCAGAGGACCTGCAATGCCGACGTAATCGTGAACAAATGCGAGGGATTGTGTAATAGTCAGGTGCAGCCATCGGTAATTACGCCAACGGGGTTTCTGAAA GAGTGTTATTGCTGCCGCGAAAGCTTCCTCAAGGAAAAGGTCATCACTCTAACCCATTGCTACGATCCGGATGGCACTCGTCTGACCTCTCCGGAAATGGGCAGCATGGATATACGTCTTCGTGAGCCAACCGAATGCAAGTGCTTCAAATGCGGCGATTTTACACGTTAA
- the LOC128262718 gene encoding LOW QUALITY PROTEIN: histidine-rich glycoprotein (The sequence of the model RefSeq protein was modified relative to this genomic sequence to represent the inferred CDS: inserted 1 base in 1 codon), which yields MAQKFFVAFALLAIAVIQAVPFHGHHEHHGHGGATSHASVHXTSHGGHHEEAHHHEHHGHEDHHDDHHDSHAEYDFSYGVKDHKTGDVKAQSESRHGHKVTGHYELIDADGHKRTVHYTADKHKGFEAHVHREKLHGHQEEHHAHGHGHGGHSGYEGGHVKFEEHSSHSGHDYSHGHEGHGHGHGHDHGSSSHSYSLKQDHGHGHGHGHGHSHESEHGHGYH from the exons ATGGCCCAAAAG TTTTTCGTCGCCTTTGCTCTGCTAGCCATTGCGGTTATTCAGGCGGTTCCTTTCCATGGCCATCATGAACATCACGGCCATGGAGGAGCCACCAGTCATGCCTCCGTGC CTACATCCCACGGCGGTCATCACGAGGAGGCCCATCACCACGAGCATCACGGGCATGAGGATCACCACGACGATCACCATGACTCTCATGCCGAATATGACTTCAGCTACGGGGTCAAGGATCACAAGACCGGGGATGTGAAGGCGCAGAGCGAGTCACGACATGGCCACAAGGTCACCGGACACTATGAGTTGATCGATGCCGACGGTCACAAGCGAACTGTCCACTACACCGCCGACAAGCACAAGGGATTCGAGGCCCATGTCCATCGCGAAAAGCTCCATGGCCACCAGGAGGAGCACCATGCTCATGGTCACGGACACGGCGGACACAGCGGCTATGAAGGCGGACACGTTAAGTTCGAGGAGCACTCCTCGCACTCCGGACACGACTACAGCCACGGACACGAAGGACACGGACATGGTCATGGTCACGATCACGGCAGCAGCTCCCACAGCTACTCGCTGAAACAGGACCATGGTCATGGTCATGGTCATGGACATGGACACAGCCACGAATCGGAGCACGGACACGGTTACCATTGA